From one Lycium barbarum isolate Lr01 chromosome 6, ASM1917538v2, whole genome shotgun sequence genomic stretch:
- the LOC132598436 gene encoding iron-sulfur assembly protein IscA-like 2, mitochondrial, whose translation MASSSSSLIRRVVPFFTTRIRQNYRLLNSSASALSQPQSQSQYQAEAEAEAPDSVLLTENCVRRIKELQAGEHKEKMLRLSVEAGGCSGFQYEFSLDDKTNSEDRIFERDGVKLVVDNISFDFVKGATVDYVEELIRSAFQVSTNPSAVGGCSCKSSFMVKL comes from the exons ATGGCATCATCATCAAGTTCCCTTATTCGTCGAGTTGTTCCCTTCTTCACCACCAGGATTCGTCAAAATTACCGCCTTTTGAATTCCTCAGCTTCTGCTCTATCCCAACCCCAATCCCAATCCCAATAccaagccgaagccgaagccgaagctcCCGATTCTGTCTTGTTGACCGAGAACTGCGTTCGT CGGATAAAAGAGTTGCAGGCTGGCGAACATAAAGAGAAGATGCTTCGCTTGAGTGTTGAAGCTGGTGGTTGTTCTGGGTTTCAATATGAATTCTCTCTAGATGATAAGACCAATTCTGAGGACAG AATTTTTGAGCGAGATGGAGTTAAATTGGTTGTGGATAACATATCATTCGATTTCGTCAAAGGTGCAACTGTTGATTATGTTGAGGAGCTGATTCGTTCTGCTTTTCAG GTATCTACCAATCCAAGTGCAGTGGGTGGGTGCAGTTGTAAAAGTTCATTTATGGTGAAGCTGTAA
- the LOC132598434 gene encoding RNA pseudouridine synthase 1 has protein sequence MLGSKVQIPLINFFVCSCRILQHHRFISMASQSYFDSPTALTTDYPIPLSPPLPDLSKDIEPNRALTASSKSSLFTLSRTHVIFEDEWLIAVNKPQGIYCENVLSALPHLLNDTGANVSELHLANRLDRDTSGVMLITKLHKVAAKFVKAFTDHKVRKTYLAFCVGLAPKWEKITVKSGHGRSKYGAWRVYAASDVGRKLPGGSVVRDMETSFEVLSVNGLGCSKVVSDLQKDEAVVIVQEKSVIGCDLKKDEILVRASPRSGRTHQIRLHCQYLGIPIRGDVRYEGVYEWKGSIYDGHELHAESLSFEHPITGEPILLQAPLPSWAIQPLRSQIE, from the exons ATGTTAGGGTCGAAGGTCCAAATCCCTTTGATAAATTTCTTCGTTTGTTCTTGCAGAATCTTGCAACACCATCGATTCATTTCGATGGCAAGCCAGAGTTACTTTGATTCACCCACAGCGTTAACCACAGATTACCCAATTCCATTATCTCCACCATTGCCCGACTTATCCAAGGACATAGAACCGAATAGAGCATTAACTGCTTCTTCTAAATCCTCTCTTTTTACTCTTTCCAGAACCCATGTTATCTTCGAAGATGAATGGCTCATTGCTGTTAATAAACCTCAAGGAATTTACTGTGAGAATGTTTTGTCTGCACTCCCTCATTTACTCAATGACACTG GGGCTAATGTTTCCGAGCTTCATTTAGCTAATAGACTTGATCGTGATACAAGTGGTGTGATGTTGATTACTAAGTTACACAAAGTAGCAGCTAAGTTTGTAAAAGCATTTACAGACCATAAGGTACGGAAAACATACCTGGCTTTCTGTGTTGGGCTTGCTCCAAAATGGGAAAAAATAACTGTAAAATCGGGTCATGGACGGTCAAAATATGGAGCTTGGCGTGTTTATGCTGCATCAGATGTGGGCAGAAAACTGCCAGGTGGATCAGTCGTTAGAGACATGGAGACCTCTTTTGAAGTATTATCAGTGAATGGTCTTGGGTGTTCTAAAGTGGTTTCTGACTTGCAAAAAGACGAAGCTGTGGTCATAGTTCAAGAGAAATCAGTCATTGGTTGTGACTTGAAGAAAGATGAGATTTTGGTCAGGGCGAGCCCTCGGAGCGGAAGAACACACCAAATTCGCTTGCATTGCCAGTATCTTGGAATTCCTATACGAGGAGATGTAAGATATGAAGGTGTCTATGAGTGGAAGGGCAGCATATATGATGGTCATGAACTTCATGCGGAAAGTCTATCTTTTGAGCATCCTATTACTGGGGAACCAATACTACTTCAGGCACCTCTACCTTCCTGGGCTATTCAACCTTTAAGGTCTCAGATCGAGTAA
- the LOC132598435 gene encoding peptide chain release factor PrfB2, chloroplastic, with protein MSFLLLKTLGKRSTLFSRIPKRKLFLFSCQFHNNSISNNSLSIFHSWYNSSNRRNKGFSSIFNVSAKIPSGSILGVRFLSLEAVVEPTTSDGLTVEGIIAKNWNIIDESENDWKSHASSIAQSIHLIKKRLKWKRLIHRLEVLSTQLNKADLWDDPVHAGKISREHGSLVNKMEDVMAIEQELVEHIDMIKLSREENDPELESESVKALLRIRRNVKEKELEALLSGEHDYYSCFIEVQAGAGGTESMDWASMVMQMYKSWAERKGYGVSVVDEMPGEIAGIKRATIKVDGENAFGYSKSEVGVHRLVRISPFDSAKRRHTSFAAVAVTPILGDGSTRVQINESDLRIERFRSGGAGGQSVNTTESAVRITHIPTGITASCQNERSQHSNKASAMAVLQSRLDQLEMAKQAQMNAQHTQSLTEISWGNQIRTYVLHPYRMVKDLRTNYEVSDPDSVLEGDLDDFILSFLSTSLDKDEE; from the exons atgtcatTTTTACTATTGAAAACATTAGGAAAAAGATCAACACTGTTCTCTCGAATCCCCAAACGCAAACTCTTCTTATTTTCTTGTCAATTTCATAATAATTCTATTTCCAATAATAGCTTATCAATATTTCATTCTTGGTATAATTCATCCAATAGAAGAAATAAAGGGTTCTCTTCAATTTTCAATGTAAGTGCAAAAATCCCATCAGGGTCTATATTGGGTGTTCGGTTCTTGAGTTTGGAGGCTGTTGTTGAGCCTACTACTAGTGATGGGCTTACTGTTGAAGGAATTATAGCTAAAAATTGGAATATAATTGATGAGAGTGAGAATGATTGGAAAAGTCATGCTTCTTCCATTGCTCAGTCCATTCATCTTATCAAGAAACGACTCAAG TGGAAAAGGCTAATACACAGGCTTGAAGTGCTTTCAACTCAGCTCAATAAGGCAGATCTTTGGGATGACCCTGTCCACGCTGGGAAGATCAGCCGTGAACATGGTTCTTTAGTGAATAAAATGGAAGATGTTATGGCAATTGAACAAGAGTTGGTTGAACATATTGACATGATTAAGCTTTCCCGGGAAGAGAATGATCCAGAGTTGGAATCG GAATCAGTGAAAGCTCTACTCAGGATTAGAAGGAACGTGAAAGAAAAAGAGCTCGAAGCTTTATTATCTGGGGAGCATGATTATTATTCTTGCTTTATAGAG GTGCAAGCTGGAGCTGGTGGTACTGAAAGCATGGATTGGGCTTCAATGGTCATGCAGATGTACAAATCGTGGGCTGAACGCAAAGGATATGGTGTTTctgttgtggatgaaatgcctGGTGAGATTGCAGGAATCAAG CGTGCAACAATCAAAGTTGATGGTGAAAATGCTTTTGGATATTCCAAATCAGAGGTAGGAGTGCATCGTCTAGTACGCATATCACCATTTGACAGCGCAAAGAGAAGGCATACTTCCTTTGCAGCAGTTGCTGTAACTCCAATTTTGGGAGATGGATCTACCCGTGTTCAAATCAATGAATCTGATCTTCGTATTGAGCGTTTTCGATCAGGGGGAGCTGGTGGTCAGTCTGTTAACACAACTGAGAGTGCTGTCAGGATAACTCATATTCCCACGGGCATTACTGCCTCTTGTCAGAATGAAAG GTCACAACATTCAAACAAGGCGTCTGCCATGGCTGTGCTCCAATCGCGCTTGGACCAACTTGAGATGGCAAAGCAGGCTCAGATGAATGCACAACATACGCAGTCTCTGACTGAGATCAGTTGGGGCAACCAAATACGTACTTACGTGCTCCAT CCTTATCGCATGGTGAAAGATCTCCGGACAAATTATGAGGTTTCGGATCCTGATTCTGTGCTTGAAGGGGATCTTGATGACTTCATTTTGAGCTTTCTTTCAACGTCATTAGACAAGGATGAAGAATGA